In one window of Candidatus Sulfuricurvum sp. RIFRC-1 DNA:
- a CDS encoding c-type cytochrome, with amino-acid sequence MKTLIAILGLTAMLSAADGGALFQKCAACHGLKGEKAALGKSEVIAGWSSAKTFDALKGYKAGTRNTKGMGALMKGQTATLSDGDMKVLADYVAGLK; translated from the coding sequence ATGAAAACGTTAATTGCAATCTTAGGTTTGACTGCTATGTTGAGCGCTGCGGATGGCGGTGCTTTGTTTCAAAAATGTGCAGCTTGTCACGGTCTCAAAGGTGAAAAAGCGGCTTTGGGCAAATCCGAAGTGATAGCGGGATGGAGTTCAGCCAAAACGTTTGATGCTCTTAAAGGGTACAAAGCCGGAACCCGCAATACCAAAGGTATGGGCGCGTTGATGAAAGGGCAAACCGCAACGTTGAGCGATGGTGATATGAAAGTGCTTGCTGATTATGTCGCAGGGTTGAAATAA
- a CDS encoding DUF2721 domain-containing protein — translation MLLTDLIGTLQLSIGPVILISGIGLIILSLTNRFGRIVDRTRQLSVEHRSSSSTDQERILLELKILTLRAKVIRSSNFLAVLSVLLVSFIIIGLFGSALYHFNVTYILIILFISSIISLIVSLFLFIYDLDLSLKALWIELPKALAKSDIN, via the coding sequence ATGTTACTAACTGATCTTATCGGAACATTACAGTTGTCGATCGGCCCTGTCATCCTTATTTCCGGAATCGGCTTAATTATTTTAAGTCTTACCAACCGTTTCGGACGTATCGTCGATAGAACACGTCAACTCTCGGTTGAGCATCGTAGTTCTTCGAGCACAGATCAAGAGCGTATTTTATTGGAACTTAAAATACTTACCCTCAGAGCAAAAGTGATCAGAAGCAGCAATTTTCTGGCCGTACTAAGCGTTTTATTGGTTTCGTTTATTATCATCGGTCTATTTGGATCTGCTTTGTATCATTTTAATGTGACCTATATCCTCATCATCTTGTTTATTTCCAGTATCATTAGCTTGATAGTTTCACTTTTTTTATTTATCTATGATCTTGATCTCTCTTTGAAAGCCCTTTGGATCGAACTTCCAAAAGCATTAGCCAAATCCGATATTAATTAA